A single genomic interval of Planctomycetaceae bacterium harbors:
- a CDS encoding ankyrin repeat domain-containing protein, translating to MTYLRYLALGMAAISAVSNLSGCRGCSYQEKAPDKFYQPPPPPPTTDVIQIIRQSPRGRLDLTRLSKLADAPGFDVEGGERGKKEGSPLYWAARTNSAPAVSLLIQKGADVNKPDSAGETPLIVAAARGHAQVTVALAQAGANVNHQSANGRTALHSVAAQGNIELAKALVDRGANINAQDQGGMTPLFTAANGGQGEMVEWLMDHGADANIASADGIRPIRVAFLTGHDAIVQLLRKKGARATAADFLKPKGLR from the coding sequence ATGACATACTTGCGCTATCTTGCGTTGGGAATGGCGGCGATCAGCGCGGTTTCGAACCTCTCCGGCTGCCGCGGGTGCTCGTACCAGGAAAAGGCGCCGGACAAGTTCTACCAGCCTCCGCCCCCGCCGCCGACGACGGACGTGATCCAGATCATCCGCCAGTCGCCCCGGGGGCGACTGGACCTGACGCGCCTGTCCAAGCTCGCCGATGCGCCGGGATTCGACGTCGAAGGCGGCGAGCGAGGCAAAAAGGAAGGCTCGCCGCTCTACTGGGCCGCCCGCACGAATAGCGCCCCAGCCGTCAGCCTCCTGATTCAGAAAGGGGCCGATGTCAACAAGCCCGACTCCGCCGGCGAAACGCCGCTGATCGTCGCCGCGGCGCGCGGGCACGCGCAGGTGACTGTCGCCCTTGCCCAGGCCGGCGCCAATGTGAATCATCAAAGCGCTAACGGCAGGACCGCTCTGCATTCGGTTGCCGCTCAGGGCAATATCGAACTGGCCAAGGCGCTGGTAGATCGCGGCGCCAACATCAATGCCCAGGACCAGGGAGGCATGACGCCTCTTTTCACGGCCGCCAACGGCGGACAAGGCGAAATGGTGGAATGGCTTATGGATCACGGCGCCGACGCCAATATCGCCTCGGCCGACGGGATCCGCCCCATCCGGGTCGCTTTTCTGACCGGGCACGATGCGATTGTTCAACTGCTGCGAAAGAAAGGCGCCCGGGCCACCGCAGCGGATTTCCTCAAGCCCAAGGGATTACGCTGA
- a CDS encoding ankyrin repeat domain-containing protein — MNLGGCRGCAPTAPPNPLDDSYKAKVKTPPPPTPEAILRSDNDQTAARRLAALIDGGADPNGGEEAKRTGPPLISAARMAKPASVQTLIAKGADVNAKGRQGTTALHEAALGGSKEVVEDLIKAGAKIDTQDNFGQAPIHQAIRGSKPEIVEMLIAKGANVNARTKHGTTPIYEAYNQSNYELIELLVKHGADIDAECQGMTPLASSILQEEHEMEAFLRRLGAKKAVAPGKRAVNPALVDAPRR; from the coding sequence ATGAACCTCGGCGGCTGCCGCGGATGCGCCCCGACGGCGCCGCCCAACCCGCTCGACGACTCGTACAAGGCGAAGGTGAAGACCCCGCCGCCTCCGACGCCGGAAGCGATTCTCCGCAGCGACAACGATCAGACGGCCGCCCGGCGCCTGGCGGCGCTGATCGACGGCGGGGCCGATCCCAACGGCGGCGAAGAGGCCAAGCGGACCGGTCCGCCGCTGATATCGGCCGCCCGCATGGCCAAACCCGCCTCGGTGCAGACGCTGATCGCCAAGGGCGCCGACGTCAACGCCAAGGGGCGGCAGGGCACGACGGCGCTGCATGAGGCCGCCTTGGGCGGATCGAAGGAAGTGGTGGAGGATCTGATCAAGGCCGGGGCGAAGATTGACACCCAGGACAACTTCGGTCAGGCGCCGATCCACCAGGCGATCCGCGGCTCCAAGCCGGAGATCGTCGAAATGCTGATCGCCAAGGGCGCCAACGTCAACGCCAGGACCAAGCACGGCACAACGCCGATCTACGAGGCGTATAATCAGAGCAACTATGAACTGATCGAACTGCTGGTCAAGCACGGCGCCGACATCGATGCGGAGTGCCAGGGTATGACGCCGCTGGCGTCGTCGATACTGCAGGAAGAGCACGAAATGGAAGCATTTCTGCGGCGGCTGGGCGCCAAGAAAGCCGTAGCTCCTGGCAAGCGGGCGGTGAACCCTGCCTTGGTGGACGCGCCGCGGCGATAA
- a CDS encoding radical SAM protein → MSALAHLSHLARYHLLGRMEHLVLHVTGRCNLRCAHCFVDFAPSADLPLERYRRLAREVGSFFWLDIGGGEPFLREDLPEIVAPFNCHVLHIPTNGLNTDAIVESARQIRRRTKARLTMSISIDGLEATHDEIRGRPGVWRQAWKTFDALRELGVSLRINTVLMRRNAGEIIPLMREVRRRNPDFHSISFHRGHADDPMFALPDLAQVRELAGGVFEILGTYDYGQRPLTAGLLRNYHRYLWKLSVETLQQQRQVIPCLAGRAHLAVLGDGSVSSCEMLPSVGTIATQSWAEILSGEALRRQVGMIRAGGCCCTHNCAMLDNVLMRLRSFWPLICQRVPDGRAERR, encoded by the coding sequence ATGTCCGCCCTGGCGCATCTGAGCCATCTGGCCCGCTACCATCTGCTGGGCCGCATGGAGCATCTGGTCCTTCATGTCACCGGCCGGTGCAATCTTCGCTGCGCCCATTGCTTTGTGGACTTCGCCCCCAGCGCCGATCTGCCCCTGGAGCGCTACCGCCGCCTGGCGCGCGAGGTGGGCAGCTTCTTCTGGCTCGACATCGGCGGCGGCGAACCGTTCCTGAGGGAGGACCTGCCCGAGATCGTGGCGCCGTTCAACTGCCACGTCCTGCACATTCCCACCAACGGCTTGAACACTGACGCGATCGTCGAATCGGCGCGGCAGATCCGCCGCCGCACCAAGGCGCGGTTGACGATGTCTATCAGCATCGACGGCCTGGAGGCCACGCACGATGAAATCCGAGGCCGCCCGGGCGTCTGGCGGCAGGCGTGGAAGACGTTCGACGCCCTGCGCGAGCTGGGCGTCAGCCTCCGCATCAACACGGTGCTGATGCGCCGCAACGCCGGCGAAATCATCCCGCTGATGCGCGAAGTGCGCCGCCGCAATCCGGACTTCCACTCCATCAGTTTCCATCGCGGCCACGCCGATGACCCGATGTTCGCCCTGCCTGACCTGGCGCAAGTGCGGGAGTTGGCCGGCGGCGTGTTCGAAATCCTCGGCACGTACGACTACGGCCAGAGGCCGCTGACCGCCGGCCTCCTGCGCAACTACCACCGCTATCTCTGGAAGCTGAGCGTCGAGACGCTCCAGCAGCAGCGGCAGGTAATCCCCTGCCTGGCCGGGCGGGCGCACCTGGCCGTGCTCGGCGACGGCAGCGTCAGCAGTTGTGAGATGCTCCCCAGCGTCGGCACGATCGCCACGCAGTCCTGGGCGGAGATTCTTTCGGGCGAAGCCTTGCGCCGACAGGTCGGCATGATCCGCGCCGGCGGGTGCTGCTGCACCCACAACTGCGCCATGCTCGACAACGTCCTGATGCGCCTGCGAAGCTTCTGGCCGCTGATCTGCCAGCGCGTGCCCGACGGCCGGGCGGAGAGGCGCTGA
- a CDS encoding glycosyltransferase family 2 protein encodes MPDAPGLSLSVVIPCLNAAATLPALLESLQDQTLSRDQYEILLLDDGSADGTCGVAQRYPRVAISRQHGRGPGAAREAGTAEARGELVLFLDSDTRAAPDLLQRHLRYHRANPGVAATGGSVLPAAPFKILSWQTVDHLSSWFNCHPAARCKAPPEYLPSLNFCIKKDLVRGCHVHWAGGLEHSGEDVLFCHDLRREGLTLAFVPEARVYHHDRRTAGAYLRHMYRWGRHAPHVRGRLASLKYSFLFPRSRVKLLFTLPLIVMGYTALIAAAWLHAKPLTVLMCLPQILLGRLAYAAGVWTGTRRP; translated from the coding sequence ATGCCTGACGCGCCCGGCCTGAGCCTGTCGGTCGTCATTCCGTGCCTGAACGCCGCCGCCACCCTGCCAGCCCTTCTGGAAAGCCTCCAGGACCAGACGCTCAGCCGCGACCAGTACGAAATACTGCTGCTGGACGACGGCTCGGCCGACGGTACGTGCGGGGTCGCCCAGCGCTACCCCCGCGTCGCGATCAGCCGCCAACACGGCCGCGGACCCGGGGCGGCGCGCGAGGCGGGCACAGCAGAGGCCCGTGGCGAACTGGTCCTGTTTCTTGACAGCGACACCCGCGCCGCGCCCGATCTGCTCCAGCGGCACCTGCGGTATCACCGGGCGAATCCCGGCGTCGCCGCCACCGGCGGCAGCGTGCTGCCCGCAGCGCCGTTCAAAATCCTGAGCTGGCAGACGGTCGATCATCTCAGCAGTTGGTTCAACTGCCACCCCGCCGCAAGGTGCAAGGCCCCCCCGGAGTATCTGCCTTCCCTCAATTTCTGCATCAAGAAAGACCTCGTGCGAGGCTGCCACGTGCATTGGGCCGGCGGCCTGGAACACTCCGGCGAGGACGTGCTCTTCTGCCACGACCTGCGCCGCGAAGGGCTGACGCTGGCGTTTGTCCCTGAGGCGAGGGTCTATCACCACGATCGCCGCACCGCCGGGGCATACCTGCGCCACATGTACCGATGGGGACGCCATGCCCCGCACGTGCGCGGGCGGTTGGCGTCGCTGAAGTATTCGTTTCTCTTCCCCCGCAGCCGCGTGAAACTGCTCTTCACGCTGCCGCTGATCGTGATGGGCTACACGGCGCTGATCGCCGCCGCATGGCTGCACGCCAAACCGCTGACGGTTCTGATGTGCCTCCCGCAAATCCTTCTAGGCCGCCTCGCCTACGCCGCCGGCGTGTGGACCGGCACGCGCCGCCCCTGA